One stretch of Arthrobacter polaris DNA includes these proteins:
- a CDS encoding MarR family transcriptional regulator, translating to MTETSFTDHSVNPPTPDLVPSATGPVAPDPGGLPLTTVQNQAVPLAAELPASGLSMSAHKPKKAIGTGALATELQVAVMRTSRRLRAEAASREISPGQYSVLAAIMKGPLTVGQLAAREQIQAPSMTRIVNALAAAEFVCREENPHDKRQVIVRITESGSCALLRARSKRTAWLAVRVGALTAQERATLHDAALLLQEMSA from the coding sequence ATGACTGAAACATCTTTCACGGATCATTCCGTAAATCCTCCGACGCCGGATCTTGTACCAAGTGCCACCGGTCCCGTAGCGCCGGACCCGGGTGGGTTACCGCTGACTACTGTGCAGAACCAAGCAGTCCCGTTAGCTGCAGAGCTGCCAGCTTCAGGGCTGTCAATGTCGGCTCACAAGCCTAAGAAAGCCATTGGGACCGGCGCATTGGCTACTGAATTACAGGTGGCTGTCATGCGCACCTCGCGGCGATTGCGGGCTGAGGCTGCATCTAGGGAAATCAGTCCTGGGCAGTATTCGGTCTTGGCGGCCATTATGAAAGGGCCCTTGACGGTGGGCCAGCTGGCTGCGCGGGAACAGATTCAGGCACCCTCAATGACAAGGATTGTCAATGCCCTGGCCGCGGCGGAATTTGTTTGTCGTGAGGAGAACCCTCACGACAAGCGCCAAGTGATAGTACGGATTACGGAGTCAGGCTCTTGCGCCCTNTTGCGTGCCCGGTCCAAGCGGACGGCCTGGCTGGCGGTGCGGGTTGGCGCGCTGACCGCGCAGGAGCGTGCCACACTCCATGATGCGGCCTTGCTTTTGCAGGAGATGAGCGCCTAG
- the upp gene encoding uracil phosphoribosyltransferase encodes MRVLVADHPLIAHKLTVLRDKNTPSPVFRQLTEELVTLLAYEATREVRVEPVNIETPVTSTIGTGLSKPTPLVVPILRAGLGMLEGMTRLLPTAEVGFLGMARNEETLEAITYAERLPEDLTGRQVFVLDPMLATGGTLIEAFKFLFDRGAADITCICLLAAPEGLAKLEAAHGGRDNVHVVLASIDEGLDENAYIVPGLGDAGDRLYGVAE; translated from the coding sequence ATGCGCGTACTGGTTGCGGATCATCCGCTTATTGCCCACAAGTTGACGGTCCTTCGAGACAAGAACACCCCGTCACCTGTNTTTCGTCAGCTCACCGAGGAATTGGTGACCCTTTTGGCATACGAAGCTACCCGGGAAGTGCGGGTGGAACCTGTCAATATCGAGACGCCCGTTACCTCCACCATCGGGACAGGTCTGTCCAAGCCCACACCGCTGGTGGTGCCGATTCTGCGTGCCGGCCTAGGCATGCTCGAAGGCATGACGCGTCTGCTGCCCACCGCCGAAGTAGGATTCCTTGGCATGGCGCGCAACGAGGAAACCCTCGAAGCCATCACCTACGCCGAACGCCTCCCAGAGGACCTGACCGGTCGCCAGGTGTTCGTGCTCGATCCCATGCTTGCCACCGGTGGAACCTTGATCGAGGCGTTCAAGTTCCTCTTTGATCGTGGCGCTGCAGACATCACCTGCATCTGCCTCCTCGCAGCTCCCGAAGGCCTGGCCAAGCTAGAAGCCGCTCATGGTGGCCGCGACAACGTGCACGTAGTGTTGGCCTCCATCGATGAAGGCCTCGACGAAAACGCCTACATCGTGCCGGGCTTGGGCGACGCCGGAGACCGCCTCTACGGCGTCGCAGAATAG
- a CDS encoding SUMF1/EgtB/PvdO family nonheme iron enzyme, with protein MVEESLQELLALAPVPGGTLTLRDARSGSSRDVQLGPVQLARTQNTRATWFAVIQWCNEASDVAGFTPVSAVNGREVTWEVSADGYRLPTEAEWEWAARARTLTPVYGPLADIAWTAADALEGPQDVALKKPNDFGMFDTISNVWECCWDYADTARHGEYRCLCGGGWDNLPWSARASVRRGSAPDAVLEDVGFRVARGALGASGTSAAQGWTPLRTL; from the coding sequence ATGGTTGAGGAGTCATTACAGGAATTGTTGGCCCTAGCCCCCGTTCCCGGCGGTACCCTCACACTGCGCGATGCCCGCTCCGGTTCCTCACGCGACGTTCAGCTGGGTCCCGTCCAACTAGCACGAACCCAAAACACCCGGGCTACTTGGTTCGCGGTGATCCAATGGTGCAACGAGGCTTCTGATGTGGCCGGCTTTACGCCCGTCTCCGCCGTTAATGGCCGAGAGGTTACGTGGGAAGTGAGTGCCGATGGGTACCGCCTTCCCACCGAGGCTGAGTGGGAGTGGGCTGCCCGCGCACGAACATTGACGCCTGTTTATGGACCGTTGGCGGACATAGCCTGGACGGCTGCGGATGCCCTGGAGGGACCGCAGGACGTTGCCCTCAAGAAGCCCAATGATTTTGGCATGTTCGACACGATCTCTAACGTGTGGGAGTGCTGCTGGGATTACGCAGACACTGCCCGCCACGGCGAATACAGATGCTTATGCGGCGGCGGCTGGGATAATCTGCCATGGAGTGCCAGGGCGTCGGTTCGCCGGGGTAGCGCGCCCGATGCGGTGCTAGAGGATGTGGGGTTCAGGGTGGCCCGCGGAGCGCTCGGGGCTTCGGGCACTTCGGCAGCCCAGGGCTGGACGCCACTGCGAACACTATAA
- a CDS encoding cell wall metabolism sensor histidine kinase WalK: MLALLTVICVLVGMVSYAALSMTVNSQLDSALQQAAVRTTAXYTSPNTGGSLPDPFNARATSAGQLSAVLSNGVVHYAGILASTGTRQQLTTADADILAGLSTRGDLSSKTLSIGEYRLQAQSVPDGDILITGLPLAATEQTLSTLVLSIVLVSLAGLMALGWAGMVIIRRSLRPLVQLSDTATQVSTLRLDAGEVALSVRVPDAAAHAGTEVGNVGNAFNAMLDNVSHALEVRQHSETKLRRFVADASHELRTPLTAIRGYAELLSMTEPLSPDGQTALGRVQDQSVRMSRLVEDLLTLARLDEAQQSAPGTRSAGXIMGAPTPVNMSPLLMEAVRDIQVATXDHQWSFTVPDEPVEVLGEDMALRQLLLNLLANAAKHTXAGTAVHATLLQTADGSSVLEVSDNGPGIDPDFQXIIFDRFSRADQARTGTTGSTGLGLSIVQGIVHAHRGTVAVTSVPGNTTFRVHLPNPDRGGKTXADGAMTSGVTSATAP; encoded by the coding sequence ATGCTTGCCCTGCTGACAGTCATTTGTGTGTTGGTGGGCATGGTCAGCTACGCTGCGCTGAGTATGACCGTCAACAGCCAGTTAGACTCCGCACTGCAGCAGGCAGCGGTACGCACCACGGCTNTTTACACCAGTCCCAACACTGGCGGGTCCCTCCCCGATCCGTTTAATGCCCGGGCCACAAGTGCGGGCCAGCTCAGTGCCGTCCTGAGCAACGGCGTGGTGCATTATGCAGGCATTCTCGCCAGCACCGGAACCCGTCAGCAGCTGACCACCGCAGACGCCGACATCTTGGCCGGACTCTCCACCCGTGGCGATCTCAGTAGCAAAACGCTGTCAATCGGTGAGTACCGTTTGCAGGCGCAGTCCGTCCCCGACGGCGATATCCTCATCACCGGCCTCCCTCTGGCCGCGACCGAACAAACGCTCTCCACCTTGGTGCTCTCGATCGTGCTTGTATCGCTGGCCGGTTTGATGGCGTTGGGCTGGGCCGGCATGGTCATCATCCGGCGCAGCCTGCGCCCACTGGTGCAACTTTCGGATACAGCCACCCAGGTCTCAACGCTCAGGCTCGACGCCGGTGAGGTGGCCTTGAGCGTTAGGGTCCCCGACGCCGCTGCCCATGCTGGCACTGAAGTTGGCAACGTTGGCAACGCCTTCAACGCCATGCTGGATAACGTGTCCCACGCACTTGAGGTCAGACAGCACAGCGAAACAAAGCTGCGCCGTTTTGTGGCCGACGCCAGCCATGAACTACGCACACCGCTGACGGCAATTCGCGGCTACGCAGAGCTGTTGTCAATGACCGAACCGCTCAGTCCTGACGGCCAAACAGCCTTGGGCCGGGTGCAGGACCAGTCAGTACGGATGAGCCGGCTGGTGGAGGACCTGTTGACACTTGCCCGTCTGGATGAGGCACAGCAGTCAGCCCCTGGGACACGATCGGCCGGANAAATCATGGGTGCCCCCACCCCAGTGAACATGAGCCCATTGCTGATGGAAGCTGTCCGAGACATCCAGGTAGCAACCNCTGACCACCAGTGGAGCTTTACGGTCCCTGATGAGCCGGTGGAGGTTCTAGGTGAGGACATGGCGCTGCGCCAGCTGCTGTTGAACCTGCTGGCCAATGCCGCAAAGCACACCNCCGCCGGCACAGCAGTACATGCCACCTTGTTACAAACCGCTGACGGGTCATCCGTACTTGAAGTCAGCGACAACGGACCCGGCATTGACCCTGACTTCCAANAAATCATCTTTGATAGATTTTCGCGCGCGGATCAGGCCCGTACCGGCACAACCGGCAGCACCGGGCTGGGGTTGAGCATCGTGCAAGGGATCGTCCATGCGCACCGCGGCACAGTGGCAGTCACCAGCGTCCCCGGGAACACCACCTTTAGGGTGCATCTGCCCAACCCGGATCGGGGAGGAAAGACCNCTGCGGACGGGGCCATGACTTCCGGGGTAACATCGGCAACGGCCCCTTAG
- a CDS encoding MFS transporter, whose translation MNSMFRALKVFNYRLWVTGALVSNIGTWMQRVAQDWLVLTVLTHNSGTAAGITTGLQXLPIVFLGPYAGLLGDRVNKRKLLLITQSSMGICAVLLGILVVTGTVQLWHVYVLAFLLGVASAFDAPSRQAFVSEVVSKEDVPNAVALNSASFNLARLAGPGVAGLVIALVGTGPAXLINAASFAAVIVSLWRMRTNELFPAVRVPRAKGQIREGLVYIRQRPDLLMIMMLVFMVGTFGMNFQITNALMATTVFHLGPGEYGLLGSVMALGTLAAALLAARRKNMRMLYIVGGALAFGVTVAVAAFMPTFVLYAVALVPVGLASLTFMNACNTTVQLTTDSAMRGRVLAVYMVVLXGGTPIGAPLVGWLATEFGARWSLGMGAVVAIISGLAALIMMNKRNNVRLRDQVRNMRPFQMVQGLRRSAS comes from the coding sequence ATGAATTCCATGTTCCGCGCTCTTAAAGTATTCAACTACAGGCTCTGGGTGACTGGGGCCCTTGTTTCCAATATCGGCACGTGGATGCAGCGCGTGGCCCAGGACTGGCTGGTGCTGACGGTTCTAACTCACAACTCCGGCACGGCCGCAGGTATTACAACAGGACTGCAATTNTTACCCATCGTGTTCCTTGGCCCGTACGCAGGACTTCTNGGGGACAGGGTCAATAAGCGCAAGTTGTTGTTGATAACACAGTCCTCCATGGGGATTTGTGCNGTTTTGTTGGGAATACTGGTTGTCACGGGGACTGTACAACTGTGGCATGTCTATGTTTTGGCATTCTTGCTGGGAGTGGCCAGCGCCTTTGACGCACCATCCAGGCAGGCGTTTGTCTCTGAAGTGGTCAGCAAGGAAGACGTACCCAATGCCGTGGCACTTAACAGCGCTTCCTTTAACCTGGCCCGTCTGGCTGGCCCCGGTGTGGCGGGACTTGTCATTGCCCTAGTGGGGACTGGTCCGGCCTTNTTGATCAATGCGGCAAGCTTTGCGGCCGTGATTGTTTCNCTGTGGCGGATGCGCACGAATGAGCTGTTTCCTGCGGTTCGCGTCCCACGCGCTAAGGGGCAGATCCGCGAAGGGCTGGTGTATATCCGCCAGCGGCCCGATCTGCTGATGATCATGATGCTGGTNTTTATGGTGGGTACCTTCGGTATGAATTTCCAGATTACCAACGCGCTCATGGCAACCACAGTCTTCCATCTGGGGCCNGGGGAGTATGGACTACTTGGCTCAGTCATGGCCCTTGGCACGCTGGCTGCTGCGCTGCTGGCTGCCCGGCGCAAGAATATGAGGATGCTTTACATTGTGGGTGGGGCATTGGCGTTTGGAGTGACCGTCGCAGTGGCGGCCTTTATGCCAACCTTTGTCCTGTACGCCGTGGCACTGGTGCCCGTGGGCCTGGCCTCGCTGACGTTCATGAATGCCTGCAACACCACGGTCCAATTGACCACGGACTCTGCCATGCGGGGCCGGGTGTTAGCTGTGTACATGGTGGTCTTGCANGGAGGAACGCCCATCGGCGCACCCTTGGTGGGCTGGCTCGCCACCGAGTTCGGCGCCCGCTGGTCACTTGGCATGGGGGCAGTGGTGGCTATTATCTCCGGCTTGGCTGCCTTGATCATGATGAACAAACGCAACAATGTCAGGCTGCGCGACCAGGTCCGGAACATGCGTCCGTTCCAGATGGTGCAAGGTCTGCGCCGCTCCGCCAGCTAG
- a CDS encoding histidine phosphatase family protein has translation MSEHHIKRLILMRHAKAAFPLGVEDHDRPLAQRGHTEAPLAGKWLVENAVVPDFILCSSALRTRQTCTWVCQQLGDKAPTPKLXKGLYAAGATSMLSVINHVPETVNTLMVISHMPGIQSLALRLASRESDQDAYMDLAPGFPTSAFAVFEHSGDWATLDGQDATLVNFVVPR, from the coding sequence ATGAGCGAACACCACATTAAAAGGCTGATCCTGATGCGCCATGCCAAGGCGGCGTTCCCGCTNGGGGTGGAGGATCACGACAGGCCGCTGGCCCAACGCGGCCACACTGAAGCGCCACTAGCAGGAAAGTGGTTGGTGGAGAACGCTGTGGTGCCTGATTTCATCCTGTGTTCCTCAGCGCTGCGAACCCGCCAGACATGTACCTGGGTATGCCAGCAGCTGGGCGACAAGGCGCCAACNCCCAAACTTGANAAGGGGCTTTACGCCGCCGGCGCCACATCCATGCTTTCTGTCATCAACCATGTTCCAGAAACCGTCAACACACTCATGGTGATCAGTCATATGCCCGGTATTCAGTCGCTCGCGTTGCGGCTGGCCTCGCGAGAATCTGATCAGGACGCCTATATGGATCTGGCCCCAGGCTTTCCCACTAGCGCGTTTGCCGTCTTCGAGCACAGCGGTGACTGGGCCACCCTGGACGGTCAGGACGCCACCTTGGTCAATTTTGTGGTCCCTCGATAG
- a CDS encoding nucleoside deaminase yields MGLALDQARLALRTADVPIGAVVLGPDGEILGLGRNEREAHGDPTAHAEVLAIREAAAKLGSWRLANCTLVVTLEPCTMCAGAIVLARVPRVVXGAWDEKAGAAGSVFDVLRERRLNHWVEVFPGVREDECAALLKDFXGGHR; encoded by the coding sequence ATGGGCCTTGCCCTTGACCAGGCACGGCTGGCCTTGCGGACGGCGGACGTGCCAATTGGCGCCGTCGTGCTGGGGCCCGACGGCGAAATCTTGGGTTTGGGGCGTAACGAACGAGAAGCGCACGGGGATCCCACGGCCCATGCCGAGGTGCTCGCAATCCGTGAAGCTGCGGCGAAATTGGGGTCGTGGCGACTGGCCAATTGCACCTTGGTTGTCACGCTTGAGCCGTGCACCATGTGCGCCGGGGCGATTGTGCTGGCGCGGGTGCCGCGGGTGGTTNTTGGTGCTTGGGATGAGAAGGCGGGCGCGGCGGGATCCGTATTCGACGTCTTACGCGAACGTCGCCTAAATCACTGGGTTGAAGTGTTCCCCGGAGTGCGTGAAGACGAATGTGCGGCTCTGTTGAAGGACTTTNTCGGCGGACACCGATAG
- a CDS encoding DNA glycosylase AlkZ-like family protein, with translation MDTATRRAWSWHKQGLDGSLIGSSAASVLTRTGWARSVGGDNPYLSLFARAGIRRDQADADVAALVIHELPTARGCTYVLGEEDFAWGLALGRAAAESTMKVLDKLGVSREEIHTLETQTLQLLQDAAARGTGALDPRQLKEQLGDAVRSLGEEGKXKGASTTLPTVLGLLQADGRIRRVPVNGRLDQQRYAYTAXGLPLAAESPEQVQTKLMEXYLGWTGGATMKQTQWFTAFTVAQTKEALAGAGAVEAQGLWMLPEDVDVAADFVVPDQQQIQLLAGTDALFLLRRNAADHFAQEDRDRQLLSTKLALQADLPDHPIVDRGRIVGLWQYDPAEQRIVHWLFGAPTKAVAQRIYEVEEFIREDLGDFRSFSLDSPSSRQPRIDALNTAAGHQ, from the coding sequence ATGGACACTGCAACGCGACGTGCCTGGAGCTGGCACAAACAAGGCTTGGACGGATCGCTTATAGGCAGCAGTGCTGCAAGCGTCCTCACACGCACAGGATGGGCGAGGTCTGTTGGCGGTGACAATCCTTACCTGAGCCTCTTCGCCCGTGCAGGGATCCGACGCGACCAGGCAGACGCCGATGTGGCGGCCTTGGTCATCCATGAACTTCCCACGGCACGTGGCTGCACCTATGTCCTGGGCGAGGAGGACTTTGCGTGGGGGCTGGCACTGGGCCGGGCCGCTGCGGAAAGCACTATGAAGGTTCTTGACAAGCTGGGGGTATCCCGTGAAGAAATCCACACCCTTGAAACACAAACACTGCAACTGCTACAGGACGCCGCAGCCCGCGGGACCGGTGCCTTGGATCCGCGACAGCTCAAGGAACAACTGGGCGATGCTGTGCGCAGCCTAGGTGAGGAAGGTAAGAANAAGGGCGCCTCAACCACACTGCCCACAGTGCTGGGGCTGTTGCAGGCTGACGGTCGTATCCGCCGCGTACCCGTGAACGGACGGCTTGACCAGCAACGCTACGCCTACACGGCTTGNGGGTTGCCGCTTGCCGCAGAGTCACCGGAACAAGTCCAGACCAAGCTGATGGAAAANTATCTGGGCTGGACTGGTGGGGCAACAATGAAGCAAACCCAATGGTTTACAGCCTTCACCGTCGCACAGACCAAGGAAGCGCTCGCAGGTGCCGGTGCGGTGGAAGCTCAGGGACTGTGGATGTTGCCCGAAGATGTTGACGTCGCAGCTGATTTTGTGGTTCCGGATCAGCAACAAATCCAGTTACTTGCAGGTACTGACGCGTTGTTCTTGCTACGGCGCAACGCGGCAGACCACTTTGCGCAGGAAGACCGGGACCGCCAACTGCTCAGCACAAAACTTGCGCTCCAGGCTGATCTGCCCGATCACCCGATTGTGGACCGAGGGCGAATCGTTGGCTTGTGGCAGTATGACCCCGCTGAGCAGCGCATTGTCCACTGGCTCTTTGGTGCCCCTACGAAAGCGGTGGCCCAACGGATTTACGAGGTTGAGGAATTCATTCGCGAAGATCTGGGAGACTTCCGCTCCTTCAGCCTCGATTCACCCTCGAGCAGGCAACCACGGATTGACGCGCTCAACACTGCGGCGGGTCATCAATGA
- a CDS encoding response regulator transcription factor — MALQPPAAADPHASPPPKLTRADGEPIRALVVDDEPELADLMRRGLQISGWDVATAHDGFEALKIAREFVPDVLVLDVMMPGMDGVELLQXIRTIYPDVPALFLTAKDAVADKVTGLQAGGDDYVSKPFSMKEVLLRLHRIVQRSGITAPQFALLSVGDLILNKDTRAVQRAGVEISLTSTEFELLKFLMENPRHVLSKSRILDRVWNYDFGGQSNIVELYISYLRKXVDADRQPMIHTVRGSGYVIKPCL, encoded by the coding sequence ATGGCACTTCAACCTCCGGCCGCTGCGGACCCTCATGCGTCACCACCACCCAAGCTCACCCGTGCGGATGGCGAACCGATCCGTGCCCTCGTTGTGGATGACGAACCTGAGCTGGCCGATTTGATGCGGCGCGGTCTTCAAATCAGTGGCTGGGACGTGGCCACTGCCCATGACGGCTTCGAAGCATTGAAGATTGCTCGCGAGTTTGTTCCCGACGTGCTGGTCTTGGACGTCATGATGCCCGGCATGGATGGTGTGGAACTGCTGCAANAGATCCGCACCATCTATCCCGATGTCCCGGCCCTATTTCTGACCGCCAAGGACGCCGTCGCGGACAAGGTGACAGGTCTACAAGCAGGCGGGGACGATTACGTCAGTAAACCATTTAGCATGAAAGAAGTCCTGCTCCGGCTACACAGAATCGTCCAACGTTCGGGCATCACCGCCCCACAGTTCGCTCTCCTGAGCGTGGGTGACTTAATCCTCAATAAGGACACCCGTGCTGTGCAGCGCGCCGGCGTGGAGATCTCGTTGACAAGCACCGAATTTGAGCTGTTGAAGTTCCTCATGGAAAACCCGCGCCACGTCTTGAGTAAGTCGCGCATCCTGGACCGCGTCTGGAACTACGATTTTGGTGGTCAAAGCAACATCGTGGAACTCTATATCTCCTACTTGCGTAAANAGGTCGACGCCGATCGGCAACCCATGATTCACACCGTCAGAGGTTCGGGCTACGTGATCAAGCCATGTCTGTAA
- a CDS encoding winged helix-turn-helix domain-containing protein: MTAPTPVIAGAGSDKLRGVSPDNVARGFVLYVGVDEDTAAAAGTSLAKLAQEIRAFAQTLVPQAQSYAAVAIAPSDAVGTPLDVVRSTFGDPTVGNRQRQEAVRIPAAEQRPSGVLIDLARREVHLDGDTLNLTFKEFELLNYLVENGTRTVGRDELLGGLWSNADEVPNERTIDVHIRRLRSKLGRLANTVRTVRGEGYRFYEHPEVVVWAAPEYSI, encoded by the coding sequence ATGACAGCCCCCACGCCCGTCATTGCCGGTGCCGGATCCGATAAATTACGCGGGGTTAGCCCCGATAATGTCGCCCGAGGATTTGTCCTCTACGTTGGTGTTGATGAGGACACTGCTGCTGCGGCAGGCACGTCGCTGGCAAAACTGGCTCAGGAGATCCGTGCCTTTGCGCAGACTCTAGTCCCTCAGGCTCAGAGCTACGCTGCTGTGGCAATTGCGCCGTCGGACGCTGTTGGTACNCCGCTGGATGTGGTGCGCTCAACCTTCGGCGATCCCACTGTGGGCAACCGTCAGCGCCAGGAAGCCGTCCGGATTCCCGCTGCCGAGCAGCGGCCCTCGGGCGTGCTGATCGATCTGGCTCGCCGGGAAGTTCACCTTGACGGTGACACTTTGAACTTGACGTTCAAGGAATTCGAGTTGCTGAACTACCTCGTTGAAAATGGCACCCGCACGGTGGGGCGAGACGAACTCCTCGGAGGCCTCTGGAGCAACGCCGATGAGGTTCCCAACGAGCGCACCATTGACGTGCACATCCGCCGGCTTCGCTCCAAGCTGGGGCGCCTAGCCAACACGGTCCGTACTGTCCGCGGCGAAGGTTACCGNTTTTACGAGCATCCCGAAGTGGTTGTTTGGGCTGCCCCGGAATACTCCATCTAG
- a CDS encoding transglycosylase translates to MSATPQSGRRRAEPARRTSLLXLATAGKGTRTRTHAAGPTAAVSAVTTTAKCMAAVAVVGALVAAGAVAQQVGAPTASGQNLTSLVSSVDTSSPATAPAVSAPGDAAISFPSFSATSRAVPKPTEAAIKAEGDVLKAAAALPLPLRRHQHPHQHPHQHPHQHPHRHPHRHRHRXDDPAGAQAFASGQLATFGWGADQMSCLTQLWERESSWLTSAENASSGAYGIAQSXPATKMESTGSDWSTNYQTQIRWGLGYIQERYGSPCSAWGHSNAVGWY, encoded by the coding sequence ATGTCCGCAACTCCGCAAAGCGGCCGTCGCCGCGCTGAACCAGCCCGCCGCACGTCCCTTTTGNGGCTGGCGACCGCTGGCAAGGGAACCCGCACTCGAACCCATGCAGCTGGCCCAACAGCCGCAGTATCCGCGGTGACCACCACAGCCAAATGTATGGCCGCCGTGGCCGTTGTTGGTGCACTTGTCGCCGCGGGAGCCGTGGCTCAGCAGGTTGGCGCACCAACCGCATCCGGACAAAATCTAACGAGCCTGGTTTCCTCCGTGGATACCAGTTCCCCGGCAACTGCCCCAGCAGTATCAGCACCTGGCGACGCGGCCATCAGCTTCCCCAGCTTCAGCGCCACATCACGTGCTGTACCGAAACCCACCGAGGCTGCAATCAAAGCTGAAGGTGACGTGCTCAAGGCAGCTGCCGCCCTGCCCCTGCCCCTGCGGCGACACCAGCACCCGCACCAGCACCCGCACCAGCACCCGCACCAGCACCCGCACCGGCACCCGCACCGGCACCGGCACCGGNTTGATGATCCCGCTGGCGCTCAGGCTTTCGCTTCCGGCCAGTTGGCTACCTTTGGTTGGGGCGCTGACCAAATGAGCTGTTTGACCCAGCTGTGGGAACGTGAATCCAGCTGGCTCACCTCGGCCGAAAATGCCTCCAGTGGCGCCTATGGCATTGCACAGTCACNNCCTGCGACCAAGATGGAGAGCACCGGCAGCGACTGGAGCACCAACTACCAGACCCAGATTCGATGGGGCCTGGGCTACATCCAAGAACGCTACGGTTCACCATGTTCGGCGTGGGGTCACTCAAACGCAGTGGGCTGGTACTAG